GCTTCCCTGGAATTATTTGAAAAAGCGGGTATAGAAAACCTACGAAAGAAGAGTTTGCATTTAACTGCATACCTGGAATATTTATTACAACAGTTACCGCATTTGAATTTTGAGATCATTACACCATCCGATCCGGAACAGAGAGGCGCACAGTTGTGTTTGTATTTCAGAGAAAGAGGAAAAGAGATCCATGATAAGATGATCAGTAGTGGCATCATCGTAGACTATCGTGAACCCGGCGTGATCCGCGTTGCCCCCGCTCCGATGTATTGCAGCTTTGAAGATGTATATCGTTTTTATGAAATTCTAAAGACCAATTTCTAACTTCAGTGTATCTCAGTGCCTTCAGTGGCAAATAAATGCCACTGAAGGCACTGAAGAACACAGAAAAAAAACAGGTATGACAAAACACTATTTCAGCTATCTCGCTTTAGGCGATTCATATACCATTGGCGAATCAGTGCCATTGCATGAAGGGTTCCCTTATCAAGTTGTACAGCTGTTGCGAAAAAAGGGATTGCATTTTCATGCGCCGGAAGTAGTAGCAAAGACCGGCTGGACCAGTTTTGAATTAGCCGATCATATCCTTCATACCTCACTCAATGAACACTATGATTTCGTGAGCTTGCTGATTGGAGTGAATAATCAATACAGAGGATTATCGATCACAGAATTTGAAAATGATTTTGAATACCTGCTGAAGAAAGCCATCTATTTCGCGGGCAATAAACCTGAAAGAGTGATCGTGTTATCGATTCCAGATTGGGGCGTCACTCCTTTTGCAGCTGAAAGAGATGGTAATAAAATCAGTTCTGAGATCGATGCCTTCAATAAAGTATGTGAAGACAAAGTAAAAAAACTAGGCGGACACTTTATCAATATCACTACACAAACAAGATTGGCGAAGAATGATGAGCAGCTACTGGCATCCGACAAACTCCACTACTCCGCGAAATCTCATGCAGTTTGGGCAGAGAAAGTAGCAAGCACTATTGAGAGGAATCTTTGATTTTTTGATCTGTGATTTCTTGATTGAAGAAAATCAAAATTCAAAAGTAAAAAGTCAAAAAAAATCAAGAAATCAAAAAATCAAAGATCAAAAAATCAGAGATAAAGATCATACTCGATCATTTCTCGCTTTACCGATCCGTCTTTGTAGAATTCGAAGATTGCATAGGCTGGATTGAATCCTTTGAAGGCTCCGCCCCACCAGTTACCGCTGATAGCGCCATTGCAGTAATAGTGGATACCGCGGTATTCAACGATATCTTGTAAGTGGATATGTCCGCTTAAACAGCAGCGAATATTTGGATGATTGCGGAATAATTCTGTTAAGGTGAAAGAATCGGTATGCAGCAATGCTCTTGAAATTTTGCGATCCCCATTGTCTTCTGTCTTATCAAAAAAGAAACCCGATACAAAAGAAACAATCGGAATATGCGAAGCGATACAGATATGCATCTCCTTATCCGTAGCAGTCAATTCTTTTTGCAACCATTGCATTTGTTCCGGGTCTACTTTGGCAATGTATCCTCCATTGTTTTCATGCGCACTATCCAGCACGATGAATTTCCAGTTTTCTTTGATGAAGCTATAATAGCGATTAGGCATTTGGTGTTGTTGTACTGCCCATGTTTTGTTGTATAAAGGATCTGCTTTGATCTCAGGCTCCGTCATCTGCCAACCCCATGCATCATGGTTACCGATACAATGGTAGATCGGTAGTTTATTTTCCTCTGCCAGTATCTTATTCCACAAAGCCCATTGTTCTTCTACTTTGGCTTTGGTGGCTTTCATCGCATCCATGATGGCATCGCCACCATTGAGAATAAAATCAACTTTAGGTTTGAATGCATTCACGTGTCGAAATGCTCGCTGCATTCCCTGCTCCGGAATAGCGCCTGCTTTGATATGCACATCCGACATAAAAGCAAAACGAATAGAGGGTTTGGCATTGGTGGAAGCCAATCCGGTCAAAGGCAAAGCGGAAACTGCTGCAGCTGAT
Above is a genomic segment from Sediminibacterium sp. KACHI17 containing:
- a CDS encoding SGNH/GDSL hydrolase family protein, with the protein product MTKHYFSYLALGDSYTIGESVPLHEGFPYQVVQLLRKKGLHFHAPEVVAKTGWTSFELADHILHTSLNEHYDFVSLLIGVNNQYRGLSITEFENDFEYLLKKAIYFAGNKPERVIVLSIPDWGVTPFAAERDGNKISSEIDAFNKVCEDKVKKLGGHFINITTQTRLAKNDEQLLASDKLHYSAKSHAVWAEKVASTIERNL
- a CDS encoding metallophosphoesterase — its product is MNRRSFLQQSALSAAAVSALPLTGLASTNAKPSIRFAFMSDVHIKAGAIPEQGMQRAFRHVNAFKPKVDFILNGGDAIMDAMKATKAKVEEQWALWNKILAEENKLPIYHCIGNHDAWGWQMTEPEIKADPLYNKTWAVQQHQMPNRYYSFIKENWKFIVLDSAHENNGGYIAKVDPEQMQWLQKELTATDKEMHICIASHIPIVSFVSGFFFDKTEDNGDRKISRALLHTDSFTLTELFRNHPNIRCCLSGHIHLQDIVEYRGIHYYCNGAISGNWWGGAFKGFNPAYAIFEFYKDGSVKREMIEYDLYL